A single region of the Triticum dicoccoides isolate Atlit2015 ecotype Zavitan chromosome 2B, WEW_v2.0, whole genome shotgun sequence genome encodes:
- the LOC119368933 gene encoding uncharacterized protein LOC119368933: protein MSMADEQYDAGPRGAPHGLLLAVVVGLLVGWPLFLSDGAEAVTDAIAGLLGPVGLLLLPVGLLLLIHLLSCDRSPDVFEFGGSPDAVHHVGGSPVGVALMLVLILALLYYRSALFGGGGGDDE, encoded by the coding sequence ATGTCAATGGCGGACGAGCAATACGACGCTGGGCCGCGTGGGGCGCCGCATGGGCTGCTGTTGGCGGTGGTGGTGGGGCTGCTGGTTGGGTGGCCGCTTTTCCTAAGTGACGGCGCTGAGGCGGTCACCGATGCCATCGCCGGGCTGCTCGGCCCCGTGGGCCTGCTCCTCCTCCCGGTggggctcctcctcctcatccacctcctctCCTGCGACCGCTCCCCCGACGTGTTCGAGTTTGGCGGCTCGCCCGACGCCGTGCACCACGTCGGGGGATCCCCCGTCGGCGTGGCGTTGATGCTGGTCCTCATCCTTGCCCTCCTCTACTACCGGTCCGCGCTCTTcggtggcggcggaggcgacgACGAGTAG